In Hevea brasiliensis isolate MT/VB/25A 57/8 chromosome 13, ASM3005281v1, whole genome shotgun sequence, a single genomic region encodes these proteins:
- the LOC110638306 gene encoding cold shock domain-containing protein 3-like — MEKFSHEPQCAKDIKFDASQYEFFGKNVVDYELGGFEEAVDNASAEKAQDHQDLQSSGKQKVKEVASSSFYINDLAISFTRLNRISEPRRDEKRVPSSTMEMRGFGNNRRRRGTVKWYNNQRGYGFITPNDGGADVFVHYSSLKSDGCIHLSPGTLVEYESVLSASDAKMQAINVTAPGGRLLQDSRKAGLGEATTTSSNAVGPCFNCGEWGHIAKNCSIVAQGHQGGSVWFGFASCCYCGKMGHLANNCPY; from the exons ATGGAAAAGTTTTCACATGAACCTCAATGTGCAA AAGACATAAAATTTGATGCAAGTCAATATGAGTTCTTTGGGAAAAATGTGGTGGATTACGAGCTAGGCGGATTCGAGGAAGCTGTGGATAATGCTTCTGCTGAGAAGGCTCAAGATCATCAAGATCTCCAATCATCTGGAAAACAGAAG GTTAAAGAAGTTGCATCCTCCTCATTCTATATTAATGATCTTGCAATTTCTTTCACAAGG TTGAACAGGATTAGTGAACCAAGAAGAGATGAGAAGAGAGTCCCTTCTTCTACCATGGAAATGA GAGGATTCGGCAACAATAGGAGAAGGAGAGGAACAGTGAAATGGTATAACAATCAAAGAGGGTATGGATTTATAACACCAAATGATGGTGGGGCAGATGTATTTGTGCACTACTCATCTCTGAAGTCTGATGGGTGCATACACCTGTCCCCTGGCACATTAGTGGAGTATGAAAGTGTTCTAAGTGCTTCTGATGCCAAAATGCAAGCAATTAATGTGACCGCTCCAGGCGGAAGATTGCTTCAAGACAGTAGAAAAGCTGGTCTTGGAGAGGCAACCACCACCAGCAGCAATGCTGTTGGTCCTTGTTTCAATTGTGGGGAATGGGGTCACATAGCCAAGAATTGCTCCATTGTTGCACAAGGTCATCAAGGTGGCAGTGTATGGTTCGGTTTTGCTTCTTGTTGTTACTGTGGAAAAATGGGTCATCTAGCTAATAATTGTCCTTATTAA